A stretch of Candidatus Poribacteria bacterium DNA encodes these proteins:
- a CDS encoding DUF4268 domain-containing protein has translation MTKYPNRAALYEAHNIYRDAMRPFIVRCLKRVRGERVEDLIRDSLPDPEVEQFESDLQKHNGNIEAAMDSKHFPHIIGKYWHWDRAFSQQFDSNSKIQYKTGTIADGRNLWAHPGVEDLNSDRTQADLTYVAEVLGEIGNREAKEAVETIRDQLFSDEVEEHPAEVENAALKENLADMTKQLDEAKAEKTELEKQIKTKSDRLTEMEREWLASEERLEEAEVENAELKKCLSEAENRLRTVESERDEHIKTLTEQPRTVEAEKTILEERPKNLPKQPEIKEWRRKIWKQLCDYAAQKDTPVRFHKPGSENYLNVSRSLIALTGFNMKVWLGRDNREIAIRLYMSKQNFYILEKQRKEIEQEFCESLEWEKLPQRSDSRISLRKDIIDPTDESDWQNQHEWVISKLEKFHKKFNEVFLPRIQELNTSNSLSEDEEDLPLNTATLNEVVISPEDFESWIEDEEPWDEADEDNVFSNEVYTESQSYSESPAKSPKYQRKWRRPGAVAALRDPAEIQEAEAKIANILNPREKTRLERELREAKRAVDGF, from the coding sequence ATGACAAAATATCCTAATCGGGCTGCACTTTATGAAGCGCATAACATATATCGGGACGCTATGCGTCCATTCATCGTTCGGTGCTTAAAAAGGGTTCGAGGCGAAAGGGTTGAAGATTTAATTCGAGATTCCTTACCCGATCCAGAAGTGGAACAATTCGAGAGCGACCTGCAAAAACACAACGGAAACATTGAAGCTGCGATGGATAGCAAGCATTTTCCGCACATTATTGGAAAATATTGGCATTGGGATCGGGCTTTCAGTCAACAATTTGATTCAAATTCAAAAATCCAATATAAGACTGGAACTATAGCGGACGGTCGAAATCTTTGGGCACATCCAGGGGTAGAGGATCTGAACTCTGACCGCACTCAGGCAGACCTAACTTACGTCGCTGAGGTACTCGGCGAGATCGGAAATAGGGAGGCAAAGGAGGCAGTTGAAACCATCCGAGATCAACTTTTTTCTGATGAAGTTGAAGAACATCCAGCGGAAGTAGAGAATGCTGCTCTTAAGGAAAACCTCGCGGATATGACTAAGCAGCTTGATGAAGCGAAAGCAGAAAAAACTGAATTGGAGAAACAAATCAAGACTAAATCAGATCGGCTGACAGAAATGGAGAGAGAATGGCTTGCTTCCGAAGAACGTCTTGAAGAAGCGGAAGTAGAGAATGCTGAATTGAAAAAGTGTCTCTCGGAAGCAGAAAATCGTCTAAGAACTGTCGAATCGGAGAGGGACGAACACATCAAAACCTTGACGGAACAGCCGAGGACGGTAGAAGCGGAGAAGACTATATTGGAGGAACGCCCCAAAAATTTGCCAAAGCAGCCAGAAATTAAGGAGTGGCGAAGGAAAATTTGGAAACAATTGTGCGACTATGCAGCTCAAAAGGACACTCCAGTTAGATTTCATAAACCGGGTTCGGAAAATTACTTAAACGTTAGCAGAAGTTTGATAGCTCTTACTGGCTTTAACATGAAGGTGTGGTTGGGCAGGGACAATAGGGAAATTGCCATCCGGCTTTATATGTCAAAACAAAATTTTTACATCCTTGAGAAACAGCGGAAAGAAATTGAGCAGGAGTTTTGTGAATCTCTTGAATGGGAGAAGTTACCTCAGCGTAGTGATAGCCGGATTTCCTTACGTAAAGATATCATTGATCCGACAGATGAATCAGACTGGCAAAACCAGCACGAATGGGTTATCTCAAAACTTGAAAAATTCCATAAAAAATTCAATGAAGTCTTTCTACCGAGAATCCAGGAACTCAATACCTCCAATTCGCTATCCGAAGACGAGGAGGACTTGCCGCTAAATACTGCTACACTTAATGAGGTAGTTATCTCCCCAGAAGATTTTGAATCATGGATAGAAGACGAAGAACCATGGGATGAGGCAGATGAGGACAATGTTTTTTCAAACGAAGTGTATACAGAATCCCAAAGTTATTCCGAGAGTCCTGCGAAGTCTCCAAAATATCAGCGGAAATGGCGGCGACCTGGGGCGGTAGCTGCTCTCCGTGACCCTGCCGAGATTCAGGAGGCTGAGGCAAAAATTGCGAACATTCTCAATCCGCGTGAAAAAACTCGTTTAGAGCGTGAATTGCGTGAGGCAAAACGCGCCGTGGATGGTTTTTGA